A part of Aegilops tauschii subsp. strangulata cultivar AL8/78 chromosome 2, Aet v6.0, whole genome shotgun sequence genomic DNA contains:
- the LOC109758998 gene encoding probable carboxylesterase 2, translating into MAKNATATADAGDEVVHDFSPLLLVHRSGRLERPLVMPPVPPGHDAATGVVSKDVSLSPFSFVRLYLPPETGAGAGKKLPVLVYFHGGGFVIGSAASAAYHRCLNDLTAACAAVAVSVDYRLAPEHPLPAAYEDSLAALKWVLSAADPWLAERADLSRIFLAGDSAGGNICHHLAMHHDLRGAAGRLKGIVLIHPWFWGKEPIGEEPRPGRAEGVDQKGLWEFVCPDAADGADDARMNPTAEGAPGLENLACEKLMVCVAEGDFLRWRGRAYADAAARARGPEPAVELFESEGVGHVFYLYEPATEKARELLERIVAFVRAE; encoded by the coding sequence ATGGCAAAGAACGCCACGGCCACCgccgacgccggcgacgaggtcgTCCACGACTTCTCTCCGCTCCTCCTGGTCCACAGGAGCGGCAGGCTCGAGCGGCCCCTCGTCATGCCGCCCGTCCCGCCCGGCCACGACGCCGCCACGGGCGTCGTGTCCAAGGACGTGTCGCTCTCGCCCTTCTCCTTCGTGCGTCTCTACCTCCCGCCCGAAACGGGCGCCGGCGCCGGCAAGAAGCTCCCCGTCCTCGTGTACTTCCACGGCGGGGGGTTCGTGATCGGGTCGGCCGCGTCGGCCGCTTACCACCGCTGCCTCAACGACCTCACCGCGGcctgcgccgccgtcgccgtctcCGTCGACTACCGCCTCGCCCCGGAGCACCCGCTCCCCGCCGCGTACGAGGACTCCCTGGCGGCCCTCAAGTGGGTGCTCTCCGCCGCCGATCCGTGGCTCGCCGAGAGAGCCGACCTGTCCCGCATTTTCCTCGCGGGAGACAGCGCCGGCGGCAACATCTGCCACCACCTCGCCATGCACCACGACTTGAGGGGCGCCGCGGGAAGGCTCAAGGGCATCGTCCTGATCCACCCGTGGTTCTGGGGCAAGGAGCCCATCGGCGAAGAGCCCCGGCCGGGGCGCGCGGAGGGCGTGGACCAGAAGGGCCTGTGGGAGTTCGTGTGCCCCGACGCAGCGGACGGCGCGGACGACGCCCGGATGAACCCGACCGCGGAGGGCGCGCCGGGGCTGGAGAACCTGGCGTGCGAGAAGCTCATGGTGTGCGTCGCCGAGGGGGACTTCCTGCGTTGGCGCGGCAGGGCGTACGCCGATGCGGCGGCCCGGGCGAGGGGccccgagccggcggtggagctGTTCGAGTCGGAGGGGGTCGGCCACGTGTTCTACCTGTACGAGCCTGCAACGGAGAAGGCCAGGGAGCTGCTGGAGAGGATCGTGGCGTTCGTCAGAGCGGAGTGA